The proteins below are encoded in one region of Belonocnema kinseyi isolate 2016_QV_RU_SX_M_011 chromosome 3, B_treatae_v1, whole genome shotgun sequence:
- the LOC117169097 gene encoding high-affinity choline transporter 1: protein MINIAGVVSIVLFYILILGVGIWAARKKEAGNDSEEEVMLAGRSIGLFVGIFTMTATWVGGGYINGTAEAIYSKGLVWCQAPFGYSLSLVFGGIFFANKMRQQGYVTMLDPLQDAFGERMGGLLFLPALCGEVFWAAGILAALGATLAVIIDMDQGTSVILSAGIAVFYTLFGGLYSVAYTDVIQLFCIFIGLWMCIPFAWNHPTVLPLSSMDVDWIGVVKPEEYWYYLDFGLLLVFGGIPWQVYFQRVLSSKSAGRAQLLSYVAAVGCLLMAIPPVLIGAIAKATAWNETGYTGPYPLTSAETSMILPMVLQYLTPDFVSFFGLGAVSAAVMSSADSSILSASSMFARNVYKLIFRQRASEMEIIWVMRLGIGVVGILSTAMALTIPSIYGLWSMCSDLVYVILFPQLLMVVHFKDYCNTYGSLSAYIIAFMVRISGGETVMGLPALIHFPGYNEETKEQMFPFRTMAMLISLITLIGVSYGTQVLFLSGKLAPGYDIFRCVVNIPEDVQRVGPDPAEGEQMSVLAAGVGRLYGSKDESNGRVNPALEPDYDMEPGYRAVGTSDDEIGSGGGGGIGAHMVPHGPSGLRQPQSSTAF, encoded by the exons ATGATTAACATCGCCGGGGTTGTCTCCATCGTCTTGTTCTACATTCTGATCCTGGGCGTGGGAATATGGGCCGCCAGGAAAAAGGAAGCCGGCAACGACTCCGAGGAAGAGGTCATGCTGGCCGGTCGATCGATCGGGCTTTTTGTCGGAATCTTCACCATGACGGCAACCTGGGTCGGCGGGGGTTACATCAATGGTACCGCCGAGGCGATTTACTCCAAGGGTCTGGTCTGGTGTCAGGCTCCTTTTGGATATTCTCTTAGTCTCGTTTTCG GTGGTATATTTTTCGCCAATAAAATGCGACAGCAGGGGTACGTCACGATGCTGGATCCTCTTCAGGACGCATTTGGAGAACGAATGGGCGGCCTTCTCTTCCTTCCAGCCCTTTGTGGTGAGGTTTTCTGGGCTGCAGGAATTCTTGCCGCTCTGGGTGCCACATTAGCAGTCATCATCGACATGGACCAAGGAACGTCGGTTATACTTAGTGCAGGAATTGCCGTTTTCTATACATTATTTGGCGGCCTCTACTCTGTCGCTTACACGGATGTCATCCAGCTCTTCTGCATCTTCATCGGATTG TGGATGTGCATTCCATTCGCATGGAACCATCCGACTGTTCTTCCACTCAGTTCGATGGATGTGGATTGGATAGGTGTGGTAAAACCTGAGGAGTACTGGTACTATTTGGATTTTGGGCTGCTACTTGTCTTTGGAGGAATTCCTTGGCAGGTGTATTTTCAGAGAGTCTTATCTTCGAAAAGTGCTGGTAGGGCTCAACTTCTCAGTTACGTCGCTGCAGTTGGATGTCTCCTCATGGCAATTCCTCCTGTCCTTATTGGCGCCATCGCCAAAGCAACTG CGTGGAATGAAACGGGATACACAGGACCTTATCCCTTGACGTCTGCCGAGACAAGTATGATCCTGCCGATGGTCCTTCAGTACCTGACACCAGATTTTGTTTCGTTCTTTGGTTTAGGAGCTGTTTCTGCAGCGGTAATGTCTTCGGCTGATAGCAGTATCCTTTCTGCAAGCTCCATGTTTGCGAGGAACGTATACAAACTCATTTTTCGACAAAGG GCATCGGAAATGGAGATCATTTGGGTGATGCGATTGGGGATCGGCGTGGTGGGAATCCTCAGTACAGCGATGGCCTTAACCATACCATCAATTTATGGTTTATGGTCAATGTGCTCAGACCTCGTATACGTAATTCTCTTCCCGCAACTGCTGATGGTCGTACATTTTAAGGACTATTGTAACACCTACGGCAGCTTATCTGCTTACATAATTGCGTTCATGGTGAGGATCAGCGGGGGTGAGACAGTAATGGGACTCCCAGCTCTGATCCACTTTCCAGGGTATAATGAGGAGACAAAAGAACAAATGTTCCCTTTCAGGACAATGGCGATGTTAATATCCTTGATAACACTGATCGGAGTCTCCTATGGCACTCAGGTGCTCTTTCTCTCAGGGAAGCTTGCTCCGGGTTATGACATTTTCAGATGCGTCGTTAATATCCCCGAAGATGTTCAGCGGGTGGGACCTGATCCTGCCGAAGGAGAGCAAATGTCTGTTCTTGCAGCGGGAGTGGGAAGACTCTATGGCAGCAAGGACGAATCGAACGGACGAGTGAATCCAGCGCTCGAGCCGGACTACGACATGGAACCGGGATACAGGGCGGTTGGTACAAGTGATGACGAAATTGGCAGCGGGGGTGGTGGGGGCATTGGGGCTCATATGGTCCCGCATGGACCCAGCGGCCTCAGACAGCCACAGTCTAGTACGGCGTTCTAA